The DNA region CACCAGTCGGTCGATCTCGTCGCGGATGGGGCGGACCTCGTCGATGCCCGCGCCCGCAGGGTCCGGGAGCGTCCAGTCCAGGTACCGCTTGCCCGGGAAGACGGGGCAGGCGTCGCCGCACCCCATGGTGACGACGACGTCGGCACGCCGGGCCGCCTCGTCGGTGAGCCGCCGGGGCTGGCGCCCCGTGATGTCGAGGCCCACCTCGGCGAGGGCCTCGACCACCGCCGGGTTGAGGCTGTCGGCCGGCTCCGAGCCCGCCGAGCTGACCACGACACGCCCCGCCCCGTAGCGCTCCATCAGGGCGGCGGCCATCTGCGAGCGTCCGGCGTTGTGGACGCACAGGAACAGGACCTCGGGACGCTCGGCGGTCACGCGGCCTCCTCGTGATGGAGCAGGACGTCGCCGGCGTCGTCCCGCATGCGGGGGTAGAGGATGGCGACGCAGGCCGCGCCGGCGGCGCCGCCGACGAGCTCGAGACCCACGAAGCCG from Acidimicrobiales bacterium includes:
- a CDS encoding arsenate reductase ArsC, producing MTAERPEVLFLCVHNAGRSQMAAALMERYGAGRVVVSSAGSEPADSLNPAVVEALAEVGLDITGRQPRRLTDEAARRADVVVTMGCGDACPVFPGKRYLDWTLPDPAGAGIDEVRPIRDEIDRLVRELVDELVS